The genome window GCGTGGAATGAATCGGGGGTGTTGAGGGCCGGGTACAGCTACCAGCAGGCCACCGAGTGGCACACCATGAAACCCGAGATGGCCCTGTCCTGAAATTATGAAAAGGACGGGTGTGATCGCATGGGCCGTGCTGCGCCTGCCGCTGCTGGCAGGCGGGCTGTATCTGTTCCGCTTTCAGGTCGCCGCATGGATAGAAGATCAATTCGGGCTGGGCAACGCCACGATCTTTGCGGTGTACACTGCCAGCACGTTCGCCACGCGCCTGCTCCTGTACTTCGTTTGCGTCCTCGGGTTGACCTGCCTGTTCGGCCTGCTCAACAAATGGCTGGGCACGGGAAGCGGCGCGTATTTGCTGTTCGTGGCGGGGGCGTCGGCCGCAATTTATATTTCCCTCTCGTATCTACTATTAATTCCAGATGCCCTTTGGAGGACATTGCCGCTGGCCGCGCTTCTGGCGCTCAACACCCTGCCGCACGGCTGGCTGGCGGGGCGCATCCCCACGGGAGGATTGATGAATCTCGTCTGCCTCGCAGGGGTCGGGTGGATGGAGGCGTTTTTCCCGCAGGGCTATGCCGCCTGGCTGATGGACAAGGCCGGGGCGCGCGAGTCCGTCCGCAAATGGTCATGGCTGGGCGGCGTCCTGATCGCGCCGCTGTTCTGGGTCTTTCTGCTGACGCCCTTCGACAACCAGCGCATCCTGACGCTGGGCGAAAAACTGCACGCGGACGCGGCGGTGCGGAAGTTCGCGCAGGGGGAATACAACTGGATCGAGTTCAACACCGAACACGACCTGCTGTATGCCGTGGGGCGCGGGACGAATTTCCTGCTGGCCTTCGAGACGGAACGCGCGGCCCTGCCGGCGCGCAGGTCCACGACCAATATCGGTAAGATCCAAAGTTTTGCCTTCAACCCGCAGCGGCAGGAAATTTACGCCTACAAAGCCGATACACAGGAACTGCTGTATCTCGACGCGCTGACGCTCGAGACATTCCGCGCGGTGCCTGTGGCGGACCTGTCACCGGGGGACATATGGGTGAAATGGAACCCGTTGAACGACAGCATCTCCATCGCCTCCGAGGCGGATGTGGAGACCGGCACGCCCTTCGTGATGATCGAGCGCGCGAGCGGCGAGGTGAGCGCCTCCCTGCCCCTGCCGCTGATCCCCACCAACCTCGCCCTGCACACGGGCGTGCCGCGCCTGTATTTCAACTCCTTTCGGGATACCTACCTGGTCGCATGGGACATGGACAGCCACGAAGTGACCGTCCGCACGCAGACCAGCCCGCGGACGGACCGCCTGATCTACGCGCCGAATTCGAACGAGGTGCTGGTGGCTTCGCCGCTGGAGGGCGCCATCCTGCGTTACGATGCGGAGACGCTCGCGTATAAGGGCAGGATTCGGACCAGCCTCGGCGACCGCACGCTGACCATCGACTCCAAAAGGGACCTGCTGCTGGTCGGCAATTTCATCAACAACCGCCTGACGGTGATCGACATGTCCACCTACGAAACGGTCGCCAGCTTTTACCTCGGGCCCTGGATCCGCACCATCGCGCTGGATGAGGAACGCGGGGCGGCGTATGTCTCCACCGTGCGCGCACTGTTCCGCGTGGAGTATGCGCCATGAAGAATGAGGAGGCCCGTCGGTTTTACATCCCAGAGCTGGATGGGCTGCGTTTTTTTGCTTTTTTATTGGTTTTTATTCATAACGCGCCTTATGTAGAATCCAACCTGATCTGGAAAGCTCTTCATGAATATGGATGGATCGGGGTTGATCTATTTTTTTGCCTGTCAGCTTTTTTGATCACCAAGTTACTAGTTCTTGAACATCAACGTGCAGAAAGCATTAATATCAAAAGTTTCTATACAAGGCGGATACTACGAATTTGGCCATTATATTTTTTCTACGTGTTCACAGTCGGATTCTTCCAGAATTGGGAACCTGCTCTATTCTTGCAATTGCTCGGATTATCAACATTTTCTTTCAATGTCATTTTTCTATTTATCACAACAGGCCGGGTATTTGCGTTTGTGCATTTATGGTCAATCTCTTACGAAGAACAATTTTACGGTTTCATCCCATGGCTGCTTAGGTATTTAACTCGCAAAACTGAAAACGCCAAAATCAGGGTATTAACCCTGTTATTTATCCTTGGCAGTATTTTACGTTTTATATTCATATATCTTCAAGTCGATCACCCCGCAATCTACATACTTCCCATAACTCATTTTGAGTCTTTACTTTTCGGCACAGCATTAGGGCTTGGTTTATTAGACAAATTGCTGGCAAAGGCGCAAACCTGGATATTATTTATTACAGGAATATCATGCATTGGATTGGCAATGTTACTTCCATCCAATTATATAGTTAGCAACGCGTTGATGCTAACCTATCCATTATCAGCAGTTGGAATGTCGTTAATAATAACAGCAGCAATTAGTAATAATTCGTTACTCAAAAACATTCTTTCCAACAGTGTTATTACCCATCTCGGAAAAATTTCTTATGGTCTATATATCTTCCATATTATCGGCCTAATTCTTGCAGATTTTATCTGCAAGAATTTCTTTGGGTTTACATCTCAGCAATTCAATAAATATTCTATATTGACGTTTGCGCTTGGATTAAGTTTAACCTTGACGTTTTCACTTATATCCTACCGATTTATTGAAGCACCATTCTTGAAATTAAAAAAATATTTTACAAATACATTGTCTACCACCGCATAAATTTAAAGCCCCTGCCTTTATGGCAGGGGCTTTAAAGAAATTTTGTGGTTAACAGAAACCGGGCTTTATGCAAACACACCCACACTGGCCGTCCCATCCAAATGGGTAACTACACCCCGGGTCCACTGGAACGGGACAACTATTCGGTGTATCATCATCGCCGGGATCGTCACCGGGGATTTCCGGCGGCGAGCAGCCAATGAAGTTCACAGCCTGAACCACGCTGTCCACAATTGCATTGGGGTTCGGCACGCAGGCGCCGTCCAGGGGGAAAGTTCCGGCCGGGCACAAGCCGAAATTCACGCCGCTGCCGGGCGAGGCGGAACAGCACTGGGTGAGCGGGTCGTAGGTGGCGCCGGGCAGGCATTCCGTGCCGCTGGTGCCGCTGCCGTCCCATATGCAGGAATCGCCGACTTTATTGTAGTGCGGCGGGCAGGCTGAAGCACAGGAAACCGTATCCACGCAGGAGCCCTGCGCGGAGGCGGGACCGACGTCACCGGGCAGGCAGGTGAATTTGTCTTTGACGGCGGTCTGTTCGCCCGGAATGGCCGAACAACCCGGCACGTCATACGTCCAGGCATCCGGCGGGGTATCCCCAAGGTTGACGGATACGATGGTGTAGGGGGTGTAGGTCTGCCGGTTGCACAGCGGGCTTTGTGTAATGGAAACGGAATTGCACTTCACTTCGGGCGTGCAGTTCGCCTCCGCGCCATAGGGTCCCGTGCCGGCATATGCCAGGGTCTCGCACCACGGGGCAAATTGGGTCGGGTCCTCGACGATACAGCGGAAGCCGAGGTCCTCCTGGTTCGCTTCGGGGTCGAGCGAGAGGCGCTGCGCCAGAATGGACTGGTTGGCGGTCTTATCCTTGTAACTGCTGCCGCGCACCGAGCGTTTCTCGCCGAGTTCCGGTCCGAGCGGGTCGGCCACAGGGTTCTCCACGTTATAGAGCGGGCTGTACCAGTCCGCCACCCATTCGCGCACGTTGCCGGCCATGTCCCAGGCTTCGTAATAGCTCTGGCCATCCTGATACTGGTTGATAAAAGAGGTGCGGTTGCGGCAGGCGACGGAATTCAACAACACGCAGGCGGGCGAGTTATCGCCCCACGGGAAGATATTCCCCTCGGGACCGCGCGCGGTCTTCTCCCATTCGGCTTCGCTGGGCAGGCGTCCCTTCACGAAGGTGCAGTATTCGACCGCCTGGGTATGGGTCACCCCAGTCACCGGGAAGTTGATAAAGTGGTAATCGCCATACGTCGGGCTGTTCTTCGGATCGGGCGGGGAACATTCCCCCGTCTGCACGCACAAGGCGTACTGCTGGTTGGTGACCTCGGTGCTGTAGATCCAGAAGTCACTGACCACGATCTCGCGCTGCGGGTTATCCGGGAAATTCTGCCCCATGATGAAGGGTCCGCCCGGCACGGCGATCAGCACGGTGCCGTCCACATAGACATATTTGGAGCCCAATTCCATCGGCGGACCGGCAAGGTCCACGGTCTGGAGCGGGCCGGCCTCCGCGGTGGGGGTGGCATCCCCGGTAACAGGCACTTGATCACCCTCGGGCTGGCCTGACGCACCCGGCTGGGCGGGCGCGCCGCAGGCCAGCAGGATCAACGCAAAGACCGCCGTCAACGATGCAAGGTTTATGAATCGTTTCATTTCTCTCTCCTCATAATATTAATGAACATGCTGCAAGTACACAAAAATTATACCCCTGCAGCTCCTCTTCGACATTAATTCGAGCATCACCCAAAGGTCATAAAAGGCTGGATGGATAAGGTGCGCGACCTTGTCCATCCAATAATACTATTTCGCGGCCTTGTCTTGCTGTGGCGAAACATGGCACTCATCCCCTCCCATTGGGAGGGGATGAGTTTCGTTTCAACTACACGTTGTGTTCCATATTTTTTATCCACAAGCTGTAGGACCAGCCGGACAATAACAGCTGCAAGTGGCCGGATTCCATTGCTCCCCGCTCATGGGACAGCCGTTGGCCGGCGGCTGGCAGCCCGGTGTATCATCGTCACCGTCATCATCGCCGCCGCCGTCCGGGGGCGGCGTGCAGCCCAGGAACTCGATGTCCTGCACCGCGCTGTCCACCACGGCATTGGGGTTGGCGATGCAGGCGCCGTTGAAGGGATAGGTCCCGACCGGGCACAAGCCGAAGTCCACCCCCGCGCCGGGTACCGCCGAACAGCACTGCGTCAGCGGGTCGTAGGTATGGCCCGGCAGGCAGGCCGTGCCGCTGGTGCCGCCGCCGTCCCATACGCAGGCATCCCCGACCTTGGTGTAATACATCGGGCAGGTCGAAACACAGGATTCCAACTCGACGCACGAGCCCTGCGCTGTCGCAGGTCCCACGGCACCGGGCAGGCACGAGAATTTATCCTTGGTGGCGGTCTGCTCGCCGGGCACCGCAGAACAGCCCGGCACGTCATAGGTCCAGCCGTCCGGCGGCGTATCCCCAAGGTTGACGGTCACAATGGTATAGGGGAAGTAATTGCGCGTGCACAACGGGTTCTGGCTGATGCTGACATCGTTGCACATCACCGTGGGCGTGCAGTCCGCCTCCTCGCCGTTCGGTCCGGTCCCGACATAACCCAGCACCTCGCACATCGGCGCGAAATGCATGGGGTCTTCGATCACACAGCGGAAGCCCAGATCGGACAGGTTCTCCTCAGGGTCCAGCGCGAAGCGGTTGGACGGCATGACCGCATCCTGCCCGTCCTGATAACTGCTTCCGCGCACGGAGCGTTTCTCCCCGAATTCCGGTCCCAACGGATCCTCCGCCGGCGACTCGCTGTAATAGGTCAGGCTGTACCAGTCCGCCACCCATTCGCGCGCATTGCCGGCCATGTCGAAGGCGCTGTAATAGCTGACACCCTTGTCATAGTCGTTGACCGCGGACGTTTCGCTTTTACAAAAGTCGAAGTTCAACAGGTCACAGACGGGCGCTTCATCACCCCAGGGGAAGATATTGCCCTCGGGACCGCGCGCGGTCTTCTCCCATTCGGCCTCGCTGGGCAGGCGTCCCTTCACGAAGGCGCAGTATGCGCCCGCCTGCGTGTGGTTCACGCCCGTCACCGGGAAGTTGATGTGGCGGTAACTGCCAAAGGTGGGGTTGTTTTCCAGGTCCGGCGGCGTGCAAATGCCCGCCTGCACACAAGCCGCGTACTGCGTGTTGGTCACCTTGGTGCTGTAGATCCAAAAGTCGCTCAGGGTCACTTCATGGATGGGGTTATCCTTCTGATCGTGGCCCATCAGGAAGGACCCGCCGGGTACCGCCACCAGGATGGTGCCGTCCACATAGGGATATTTGGAACCGACCGCCATCGACGGACCCGCGAGGTCCACAGTCACGAGTGAACCCGCCTCGGCAGTGGCGGCCGCATCTTCGCTGCTCACATCGCCCGGGCCAGGCAGGCTGCAGGCCGCCAGAATCAGCGACAGGCCGATCATGAACGAAATACCGTTAAAAAGTTTTTTCATGTCTCTCTCCTCTAAAGTAATCAGGACACGGTCTAAAAAATATTATACATATATCTCCCGTGGTGTACACAATTTTCAACATCCCCCGTAGGTCATAAAAAAATCCCGCCGGACCATGAACGGCCCGGCGGGAGAATTGGAGATCGATGCGGTTACGGTTGTTTCTGCTCACATACGTTATCTTGCTCATTCCATCGACATTCGGGCGCAAACGCACAGGGCGTTTCATACAGGTATCCCGCGCATACATTCACAGGCGTGCTGCACTTCAACGTATTGACGCGCACCACCACACAGCCCTCCCCGCCGAGGTTGACCTCGGCCGGGGTGCAGGCGCCGACGTCCGCGCTGAAGGTGTAGCCGGGCGCACAGCCGGGATAGGTCCCGCCGGTGACCGCCTGACAGCATTGGAAATTCTCACTGTAGGTATATCCCTGCGCGCAGCCCGCATAGGTCTGCGCCGCAAGCGAGGTATTGTCGATACCATAGGGTACATCCACATTCCCGTTCGGGGGCGCGCACACGCCGGCCAGCCCATCGAAATACGTCCCGGCCGGGCACAAGCCATTGGCATCCGGCGCGGCCGCGCAGGTCTGCTGTCCGCCGCGGTCCAGCAGCGCATATCCCAGCGGACAGCCCCCCACACCCGCCTGCCGCAGGACGGGTGTGTAATTACAGGCACCCGTGGACGGGTCGAGGGTATAGCCGGAATCACAGACCGGGCTGACCCCGGTCACATCCGGGCTGCCCGTGCAGGATGAATTGCAGACCAGCACCTCATTCGTGGATTCGATGCCTCGCGGTCCGCGGCAGACCAACTGCCGGATCCCGCCTTCGATCACCTCCCGGCACTGCATGCGGGTCCCGCGCACCTCCCAAATTGAATTGAAGGAAATTTGAACCGTGCCGTAGCCGTCGCCCGCCGAGCAATACTGGTTGACCTGGAATCCTTCGGGCAGCTGGCACCCGTCTGACACGATGGCGCCGGTCGGCACGAAAGCGGTCAACTGGCAATAGGGCGCAAGCGGTTGAGGCTCTGGAACGACACAGCGGAAGCCGGTATCGCGCCGGCTGTCAGTCTGTGTCGTTCCAGAGCGGCGAATCGTCAGGGCAACCTGCTCGGCGGAGACAGTTTCGAAGGAACTGCCGCGGATGACGCGGTACTCGCCGCTCTCCGGCCCAGTTGGGTTGCTGGCAGGCGACAGGCTGTAATACCCTTCGCTGTACCAGTCGCCGATCCATTCGAAGACATTGCCGGCCATGTCCAATAATCCGTACGGGCTGGCTCCGGCGGGAAAGGCATCCACCTCCGTGGTGCGTCCCACGCAATTACGGAAGTTCAACAGGCTGCAGGACGGAGGGGTGGTTCCCCAGGGGTAGGTGTTGCCATTCGTGCCGCGCGCGGCTTTTTCCCACTGCGCCTCGCTGGGCAGGCTCCCCTGCGCCCAGGCACAATACGCCTGCGCCTGATCCCAGTTGACACCGACGACGGGATGGTTAACAAACTGCGGGTTGCCGAACACCGCTCCGCCCAACTCCTGTTTCGGCGCAGTACATGAACCAACCTTCACACATTGTTCGTACATGCGGTTGGTCACCTTGGTCTGCTGGATCCAATACCCGTCCAGGGAAACATTGTGGGCAAGCGCATAAACGCCATCGCCCATCATGAAATCCCCGGCGGGCACGTACACCAAAACACTTCCATCCACCCATTTCATTTTATCGCCGCTTTTCGGGCCAGCCAGCGCAACCGGCGCCAATGCGGGAGTGGGTTCCGCCGTCGGCATCTCGGTGGGCGGTGCATCCGTGGCTGTCACCACCACGATCACCGTCTCCGCGGTGGGCGGCGCAGCGCAGGCCGATAAAATCAGGATGAACATCAGGGTATATGCAAACAACATATAACGCGCGTTTTTCATTCAATCTCCTTCTCCCGCGAGTTGCGCGAGACGGACGTTATTATAATGCAGAGAAAAAAACAAGGCTGGCGCTCTTATGCCAGCCTTAATTTCAGCAAGCCTGATTCTCAAAACAAAATCGGGCTACGGCTGATTGCAATAACAGACAGTCTGGTTCCCAAATACAAAACAGACGACATATTGTTCCGGGCAGCTCACCGGCTGATCCGGTTCACGTTCCGCAGCGGGAGGCAGCGGGCACAACCCCGGCTCGCCTCCGCGCGGCTGAAACCCGATCGCCATGCGGCAGGCATTATCCAGTTCCGAGATCTCCTTGATCGGATAATAGAACTCGAATTCCTTCAGCGGCGAACCGGCCTGGTCGTGCGTGAAATGATCGTTGATGTCGAACAGGGCCGGGTCGAGGTCCTCGCCGCCGGCCCACATCCCGACCATGAAGGCCTTGTCACCGCCAAGGAGGGAGGCTTTCGCCGCGATCTGCACCGAGTTCGGATCTGTTGGCGAAATACGCGACCACGCCAGGTCCGGGTCATCCCCCACGCCCCTGCCGAAGACCAGCGTTTCAAAACCGTCCCCGCCGGGCGGCGGCGTGTCCGCATTGACCGGCACGGCTCCGCCCACATCCTTGTTCGAGTCGGTCCACACCTCCACCCCTTCCGTGGTCCATTCCGTGGAGGAGGGCTGGCTGGCAAGGATCAGCCAGTCGCCCCTGCCGTCCACATCCAGGTCGATCTCGAAGGCATATTTTCCGTCCAGGCCGCGGCTGGACTCACCGCCCTTTACAGTGATGACCCCATAGATCCAGGCATCATCCTGGTAGAACTCCGTCATGAGGATATCGATATGCGGGTAATAGGTTTCCATCGTCCCGCTGTTGAACGGACGTTCAAAGCTCCCAAACGTGAAACGGTCGCCGCTCGGGGCGCGCTTCTGGTCTGCAGTAATGGACGAATCCTGGTCGCCCGCCAGCCCGCTTCGCACGGCCGGCAGTTCAGAAGGCATCATTTCATGTTGAACAGCTGTCGGTATAGGGGTGGTTGGGACCGGGGAATCAGTCGGCTCAGTCCCGCTGGCTGCCTGATCGGTTTGCGTCCCCCCTGGGTCCGCCCCTGTAACACATGCAAGCGTGACCAGAAAAAGCATGCAGGTCAGGAACGCAAAATTACCAAAGCTTTTCTTCATCTTACACCTCTTTCCTCGCGGGTTATTATACTCCCGTGCAGCATGTGCCAAACGGACAGCGTCTGTTTCCGTTCCCATAGTATCCAAAGGGCATCGTGGTTATAATCCCCGCATGGACACCTCCCTGCTCCCCTTCTTTGATCCAAAGGGCATCGTCATCCTTGGCGCATCCACCTCCCCTGAAAAGCTCGGCTACGGCGTGGCGCGCAATCTCATCCAAAGCGCATACAACGGTGCGATCCATCTGGTTGCGCAAAAGAGCGGTGAAGTCTTCGAGAAAACAATCCACACCAGCCTGCAGGACATCCCCGACCCGCTTGACCTTGCCATCCTGCTCGTCCCAACGTCCGCGACGCCGCGTGCCATCCAGGATTGCGCGGAACGCGGGATCAAGGCAGCCATCATCGTCTCGGCCGGCTTTCGCGAAGTCGGCGCGGAAGGTGCGAAACTCGAACAACAATGCATGGACATCGCCCGCGCACATGGCATGCGGCTGCTGGGTCCCAACTGCATCGGCACCATCGATACCCATCTCCCGCTCGATACCACCTTCCTGCAGCCGCCCATGCCGGAAAAAGGCGGCATCGGCTTCCTCTCTCATTCGGGAGCATTCGCCGCCGCCATCGTGGACTGGGCGCGCGGGCAGGACTTCGGCTTCTCGCGCATCGTCAGCCTCGGCAATCAGGCGGATGTCAACGAGACCGACATGCTGCCCATGCTCGCGGACGACCCGCACACCAACGTCATCGTGATGTACATGGAAAGCATCCCGGACGGCAGGCGTTTTGTGAAAACTGCCAGCGACGT of Anaerolineales bacterium contains these proteins:
- a CDS encoding acyltransferase → MKNEEARRFYIPELDGLRFFAFLLVFIHNAPYVESNLIWKALHEYGWIGVDLFFCLSAFLITKLLVLEHQRAESINIKSFYTRRILRIWPLYFFYVFTVGFFQNWEPALFLQLLGLSTFSFNVIFLFITTGRVFAFVHLWSISYEEQFYGFIPWLLRYLTRKTENAKIRVLTLLFILGSILRFIFIYLQVDHPAIYILPITHFESLLFGTALGLGLLDKLLAKAQTWILFITGISCIGLAMLLPSNYIVSNALMLTYPLSAVGMSLIITAAISNNSLLKNILSNSVITHLGKISYGLYIFHIIGLILADFICKNFFGFTSQQFNKYSILTFALGLSLTLTFSLISYRFIEAPFLKLKKYFTNTLSTTA
- a CDS encoding SUMF1/EgtB/PvdO family nonheme iron enzyme, whose translation is MKRFINLASLTAVFALILLACGAPAQPGASGQPEGDQVPVTGDATPTAEAGPLQTVDLAGPPMELGSKYVYVDGTVLIAVPGGPFIMGQNFPDNPQREIVVSDFWIYSTEVTNQQYALCVQTGECSPPDPKNSPTYGDYHFINFPVTGVTHTQAVEYCTFVKGRLPSEAEWEKTARGPEGNIFPWGDNSPACVLLNSVACRNRTSFINQYQDGQSYYEAWDMAGNVREWVADWYSPLYNVENPVADPLGPELGEKRSVRGSSYKDKTANQSILAQRLSLDPEANQEDLGFRCIVEDPTQFAPWCETLAYAGTGPYGAEANCTPEVKCNSVSITQSPLCNRQTYTPYTIVSVNLGDTPPDAWTYDVPGCSAIPGEQTAVKDKFTCLPGDVGPASAQGSCVDTVSCASACPPHYNKVGDSCIWDGSGTSGTECLPGATYDPLTQCCSASPGSGVNFGLCPAGTFPLDGACVPNPNAIVDSVVQAVNFIGCSPPEIPGDDPGDDDTPNSCPVPVDPGCSYPFGWDGQCGCVCIKPGFC
- a CDS encoding SUMF1/EgtB/PvdO family nonheme iron enzyme, which produces MKKLFNGISFMIGLSLILAACSLPGPGDVSSEDAAATAEAGSLVTVDLAGPSMAVGSKYPYVDGTILVAVPGGSFLMGHDQKDNPIHEVTLSDFWIYSTKVTNTQYAACVQAGICTPPDLENNPTFGSYRHINFPVTGVNHTQAGAYCAFVKGRLPSEAEWEKTARGPEGNIFPWGDEAPVCDLLNFDFCKSETSAVNDYDKGVSYYSAFDMAGNAREWVADWYSLTYYSESPAEDPLGPEFGEKRSVRGSSYQDGQDAVMPSNRFALDPEENLSDLGFRCVIEDPMHFAPMCEVLGYVGTGPNGEEADCTPTVMCNDVSISQNPLCTRNYFPYTIVTVNLGDTPPDGWTYDVPGCSAVPGEQTATKDKFSCLPGAVGPATAQGSCVELESCVSTCPMYYTKVGDACVWDGGGTSGTACLPGHTYDPLTQCCSAVPGAGVDFGLCPVGTYPFNGACIANPNAVVDSAVQDIEFLGCTPPPDGGGDDDGDDDTPGCQPPANGCPMSGEQWNPATCSCYCPAGPTACG
- a CDS encoding SUMF1/EgtB/PvdO family nonheme iron enzyme — its product is MKNARYMLFAYTLMFILILSACAAPPTAETVIVVVTATDAPPTEMPTAEPTPALAPVALAGPKSGDKMKWVDGSVLVYVPAGDFMMGDGVYALAHNVSLDGYWIQQTKVTNRMYEQCVKVGSCTAPKQELGGAVFGNPQFVNHPVVGVNWDQAQAYCAWAQGSLPSEAQWEKAARGTNGNTYPWGTTPPSCSLLNFRNCVGRTTEVDAFPAGASPYGLLDMAGNVFEWIGDWYSEGYYSLSPASNPTGPESGEYRVIRGSSFETVSAEQVALTIRRSGTTQTDSRRDTGFRCVVPEPQPLAPYCQLTAFVPTGAIVSDGCQLPEGFQVNQYCSAGDGYGTVQISFNSIWEVRGTRMQCREVIEGGIRQLVCRGPRGIESTNEVLVCNSSCTGSPDVTGVSPVCDSGYTLDPSTGACNYTPVLRQAGVGGCPLGYALLDRGGQQTCAAAPDANGLCPAGTYFDGLAGVCAPPNGNVDVPYGIDNTSLAAQTYAGCAQGYTYSENFQCCQAVTGGTYPGCAPGYTFSADVGACTPAEVNLGGEGCVVVRVNTLKCSTPVNVCAGYLYETPCAFAPECRWNEQDNVCEQKQP